In Rhizobium sp. 9140, the genomic stretch AAACGGGTGCTTGCCCTGGAAGATGTGATAATCCGTGCCGCAGATGCCGACGCGGCGGATGCGGACCAGAACTTCGCCCTGCGCCGGAACGGGAACGGGGCGGTCGATGACCGAAAGACGGCCGGGCTCGTTGCAGATCAGGGCTCTCATAGCATCACCTTCGCAGATCGTTCGCAGTCTCTTCCGAATGCGGAAGCCGGACGACCGGCTTCCGCGATATCGCCGTGATCAGGTCTTGGGCAGGGTCGCCGGCAGCGGCACGCCCGTGTAGCGGTTGTAGATCTCGCTGAGCTTCCCGTTCTTCAGGTTCTCGGCGATGACCTCGTTCAGCTTGGCCTTCAGCGTGTCATCGCCCTTGCGCAGCCCGATCGCGTAGGGGTTGGTCTTCAGCACGATCTTGAGCGTCAGCGGATCGGCCGTGCGGCGCTGGTTGACCGCCGACATGATCTGCGGCGAGGATGCCATGACGTCGACCTGGCCGGAGACGAGAGCCGTGACGAGCGTCGCATCATCATCGTAGCGCGTCAGCTGCGCGCCCGGCAGCTTGGCCGTCGCTTCGAGATCGTTCGTCGAGCCGCGCGTCGTGCCGACCTGTACGCCGTTGAGATCCTCCGGCTTGGTCACGTTTGCACCAGCAGAACCGGCCGCAACCACGATCTGGATGACGCCATAGGCATCGGTGAAGTCGATCACCTTCTTGCGCTCCGCGTTGACGCTGAACGAGGCCATGACGATGTCGGCCTGGCCGGTCAGGAGTGCGGGAACCCGGTTCGGGCCGGTGACCTGCACCAGTTCCAGTTCGACGCCGAGCGCTTCGGCAACCAGACGGGCACTCTCGATGTCCGAACCCGTGGGCTGCATCTGCGCGTCCGTCATGCCAAAGGGTGGCGAGCCCAGATCGACCGCGATGCGGATCTTGCCGCGCTGCTGGATGTCGGCCAGCGTGTCGGCCATGGCGTTCGAGCCGCCGAGCAACGGCAGGCCGACGATGAGGGCGAAGGCCGCCGCGGAGACGGTGGCAAGCAGGTTACGTCTGTTCATGGTATTTCCTCCCGGTTGAAAGACTGTAGAGCGTTTGCGGGTCCTTGCCTTTACGCAAGACGTCTTGCTTCAAAGACCGCTGCCGACGAAGTTCGCCAGTTCTGGCGTCTTCGGGGCGTCGAGCATGGACCCAGGCCCGGTTTCCCAGACCTGGCCCTTGTGCATGTAGATGACCTGGCTTGCGACCTTGCGGGCGAACGCCATTTCGTGTGTGACGAGGATCATGGTCATGCCGCCGCGTGCCAGATCCTCCATGACCTTCAGAACCTCGCCTGTCAGCTGCGGGTCGAGCGCCGATGTGACCTCGTCGAACAGCATCAGCTTTGGCTGCATAGCGAGCGACCTCGCGATCGCCACGCGCTGCTGCTGCCCGCCCGAGAGCTGCTCGGGATATTGCTGCGCCTTCTCCGACAGGCCAACCTGCGCCAGCACATCGCGCGCAAGGTCGCGGGCCTCGCTCTTGCCGATGGATTTCACGCAGGTGGGTGCCAGCATAATGTTCTGCTCTACCGTCAGGTGAGGGAAGAGATTGTAGCTTTGGAACACGATGCCGACATCTTGGCGAAGCGCGCGGCGGTCGAGTTTCGGGTCGCCGACGGCATGGCCGCAGACCTCGATCGTGCCGTCCTGAATGGTCTCCAGAGCATTGATGCAGCGAAGCGCCGTGGACTTGCCCGAGCCGGACTGGCCGATGACCGCAGCCACTCCGCCGCGCTCGACCTCGAAGGATACGCCTTCCAGAACCTTGAGAGCCCCGAAATACTTGTGAACGTTGCTGAGCTTAACGACCGGCGACATTGAGCTTCCTTTCAAGCTTCCGGCTCCACATGGACAACGGGAAGCAGATCGCAAAGTAGAACGCTGCCACCACCATGAAGACGGTGAACGGTTCGAAGATGGAGTTGTTGATGAGCTTGCCGGCCTGGGCGAGCTCGATGAAGCCGATGACCGACGCCAGAGACGTGTTCTTCACGATCTGCACCAGGAAGCCGACCGTGGGTGGTGTCGCGATGCGCAGCGCCTGCGGCAGGATGACCCGGGTCATGCGCTGCCAGCGCGTCAGCGCCAGACATTCGGCGGCCTCCCACTGGGTCTTCGGCACGGCCTCGATGCAGCCGCGCCAGATTTCGGCAAGGAAGCCGGAGGCGTAGATGGTCAGACCCGCACCCGCCGCAAGGATGGCGGGAAAACCGGGACCGGCAAAGATGGCGATGCCGTAATAGATGAGAAACAGAAGGATCAGCAGGGGCGTACCCTGCACGATCTGGATGTAGGTGCCGGCCGCCCGCCGCAGAAGTTTCGACGGTCCGATGCGGGCGAGCATGACACCGAAGCCGAGCAGACCGCCGCCGATGAAGGCGATGGCCGAAAGGCCGAGCGTCCAAAGAGCGGCCCATGCCAGGAATTCGACGTGGAGCAGGCTGAATGTGGGTGTCGTCATCACAGGGGCCGCCTCACAATGTCGTGCCGAGCTTGCGCCGGCGGGTAAAGGCTGCCTGCGCAAAGGCGGTGAAGGCGCCGCGCATCACGAAGGACAGGACGAGATAGATGATGCCGACGACGATGTAGGTCTCGAATGCGCGGAAGGTGCCCGACTGGATGCGGTTGGCGACGGCGGTCAGCTCCTCGGCGGAAATCTGCGAGGTGATCGAGGATGCCAGCATCAGCAGCACGTATTGGCTGGTCAGGGACGGATAGACCCGCTCGATGGCCGGGCGTACGATCACGTGCCAGTAGATCTGCGGTTTCGAAAGCCCGAGACACTCCGCCGCTTCGACCTGCGAGCGGTGAATGGACTGAAGCCCGGCCCGCACGATCTCGCAGGTATAGGCACCGACATTGACGGTAAGCGCGATCATGGCCGCGAGATTGGCGGAGACGCGGATGCCGAGCGTGGCGATGCCGAAATAGATGATGAACACCTGCACCAGCAGCGGCGTGTTGCGGATCACCTCGACATAGGCCGCCACGATCGCCTTGATGACCGGCGATCCGTCGGCTCGCCCGATGGCACAGAGCGTGCCCACAATGAAGCCGGCGACCGTCGCGACGGCGGATAACTGCAGCGTCAGAACCGCGCCCCAGAGGAAATCCGGCCAGTACGGCAGAAGCGCTGAGAAATCGAACGTATAGGTCATGCCTTTGCCCTCTCCGTTTCATGCCTTGTGACGGTCTGCCCGGCGATGAGGCCACGGAGGATCGGGGCTGCCGGCGTCGTGCCGGTTTCCGCCACCCAGTCAAGGAAGGCGCCGATTCGCCTCTCGATCTTGACGACGTGGTTCTGGGCGATGTCTGCGACACGGTGATCGAGGAACGGGTTGTCGAACCGCTCCAGCGTCACCTCCACATAGGCTTTCGCGGCGTCGGCCATGCCATGCGCGGCAAAGCCAGGCACGACCTCCTGCCCATAGACGGCAAGCAGCCGATCGCGGATCGCCGCGTCCTGCAACAGGACCCGGACCGTCTCGTCCTGTGTGCGATCTTCGCGCAGCCAGATGTCTGCGAGGACCGTGTGGCCGAGATTGAGGATATGCAGCTTCAGCCGCTCATAGGGTTCGAGATCGTTGGTCAGGACGACGGACGGATGGTCGAACGGGAGCGTCAGACCCGGCTTCGCCTCGATCGCCCAGAGCGCGTAGGGCTCGGCGACAGCACCAACAGGCTCGATCGGCTCGGAGACGATGCGGTCCACGAGCGTGTTGGCGAAGACGACCTCGGTCACGACGTAGCGGAGGAACGCCTCGTCTGCGCCGGCCTCGGCGGCGAGCGTGAGAACGGCTTGCTGCAGAATGTCGCCATTGCGGTTCAAAAGCTCGCACGGCAGAACCGTAAGTGGACCGCCCTGCGCCTGCCAGCGATGAAGAAGCAGAGCCGCAAGCTTGCCCACGAACGAGGTGGGGATGCGTCCTGAGAAAAGCGTGTCGCCGCGATCATCCGTAGACAATTCGTAACCGCGATCACCAGTGTTGGAGACGACGAAAGCGGCGTCGTTCGCAAAGAGTGCCTTCAGCTTTGCCCAATCGGCAAGCGCGGAGATGCCGCCATCGACCGATGTGACGGAGATCCGGCGCCCGACCTTCCGGCCGGCCTCGATGCCGCGGATAATGACCGGATAGCCTTGCGGATGTCCGAAGGCGGCCACACGGCCGGCGCGTTCCGCGGAACCCGAAACCTGGACGATGGTGATCGGACCGATCGCCTGACCAGCCTCGCGCGCCTCGTGAACGAAGAGATCGACATGCGCCTGAAGAAACCGGCTGGTTCCGAACTGAATGATGCGCGTGCTCATAGGCAAAGCTCTGACGTCGCAAAACCTGAAGGCACGCGACAGGTGAAGAACATGGCGCTGCACGCGGTTCTGCTGATGTTCAATCTGTTCATGCGTTAGATCCTCCTCAGGCTCTCCCTTGCGTTTTATATACAAAAAACAAACTGCCGTGCAAAGCTTTATTTTGTTTATTTTATGCAATAAACAGGAAGATGCCGACATGGGGACCGGAGGAGGGGTTTTGAATGAAGGGAAATGCGGTCTACAAGCGGAGTTATAACGGCTGCCTCGCAATCTGCGGGAGCCTGCCGCTCGGCGCCGAGATGCCCTCCGAGAACGAACTTTCGCAGTCGCTTGCCGTCAGCCGCACCACGATCCGCACCGTCATGACCGGGCTTGAGGCGGCTGGCATCCTTCGTCGCGAAGGCGGCGCACGCCGGCTGTCTCGCCACCCTGCGCCAGACGATGCCTTTCCCGATACGCAGACCCTGTCGACCAGCGCCACCGTCGAGCGTCGTTTTCTGGAATGGATATTGGACGGCCATATCGGGCCGGGTCATCTTCTGACGGCTGCGGAACTCGCGCGACAGTTCGGCACATCGACCACGATCATCCGTGAACACCTGCCGCATTTCCAGCATTTCGGCCTCATCGAGCGGCGTCCGAATAGCGCCTGGCTCTTCAAGGGCGTCACGCCGGCCTTTGCAAACGAGATCTACGAGGTCCGTGAAATGTTCGAGCTGCGCGCCGCGCGTAGCTTCATCGATCTGTCCGACGATTCCGGGTCATGGCGGCGCATGCGGACGATCGAGGCGGAGCATCGGGCACTGCTGGCAAACATCGACACGGATTACGGGCTGTTTCCGGATTTGGACGAACGCCTGCACCGCACCGTCCACGAGACTGCCGATAACCGGTTCATCAAGGATTTCTACGACATCATCTCGATGCTCTTCCACTACAATGCCCAGTGGGATGCGGAAGATGAGAAGCAGCGCACCTTCACCGCGCTGACCGAGCACCTTGCTTATATCGAAGCGCTGCTGCGCCGCGACCTCAAGGCCATCGATCGCGCCTGCCGCCAGCACCTGAAGACGGCACGCTCCAATCTGTTGCGCTCGATCGACCTGCGCATGAAGGTGCCTCAGGCCCCGGATGTATCACCCGCGTGAATCGGACGTGCCTGACCGATTCATAAGTTTGGTTGGACGCTTTCTCCGCCACGGGCGATTCTCGCCGCATGAACCAGCACCCCTATTATCTCTATATCGAACGCACCCAGCCGGCGAAAAACATGGCCCGGTTCTACGCCCTGTCGATCGAGCCTTCCTTGTTCGGCAAGACGTCCCTCGTCCGCCGATGGGGGCGGATCGGGACGACGGGGCACGAGAAGATCCACTTGTTCGAGGACGAGGCAGCAGCCGTCATGCTCTTCCTGCAGGTCGCACGGCAGAAGCGGCAGAGAGGGTATGGTCCGAGACCCGCCACATCCAGCCGGATGCCTGCCGCGTATTGTCCATCATAGTCGATCACGTTCGCTCGCAGTTCCGCAGAGTGTCAGATGGCCGGAACAAACGGCGCTATGTGGCATTATGAGTGGCCGTTGTAATTGCATCCTTTCGGCGCCTGGAGTACGCATGAGCCAGAAAGATGATTGGCACCTGACGGAAATTCTCGATTACGAGCATGGCCGGGGTGACCCCTTTGCTGCTGCTGTGCGGGCAACCCGCATGGCGATGGTCATCACGGATCCTTCGCAGCCAGACAACCCGATCGTGTTCTGCAACGAAGCTTTCCAGAATCTCACTAGATATAGTCGTGAAGATATCATCGGTCGTAATTGCAGGTTCCTGCAGGGTGTCGATACGGATAAAGACAGCGTTGCGAAAATCCGGTCTGCCATAAAGGCGCAGGAGAGCATTCACATCGACCTGCTGAACTACCGGAAGGATGGCTCCACCTTTTGGAATGCTCTGTTCCTCAGCCCGGTTCGCGGCGAGAGCGGAGATGTTCAATTCTTCTTTGCGTCACAGCTCGATGTGACGGATCGCGTGATGGCACACGAGACGATTGCCGCGCAGAAGGCCGCCGTCGACAGAGAGGTCAAGCGTCGCACGGCAGATCTGGAAAAAGCGCTGGAAGCCAAGACACTGCTGCTTCACGAGGTCGATCACCGGGTCAAGAACAACCTCACCATGATCGGCGCTCTCTTGCGGCTGCAGGTGCGGGCGATCGACGATGCCGATATCCGGGTAAAACTCGAAACGATGATGGAGCGGATCGACGCGCTCGCGACGGTTCACCGCCGGCTCTATCAGGCCGATGATGTGACGCGTTTCGACGTCGCGGCCTTTGCTGCGAACCTTGCCTCGGATGTGATTGGCGCAAGCGGACGCAGTAATATCCGGTTGAAATGCGATATCGAACCGATAGAGGTGCGCTCCGAGCACGCATCGGCGCTCGGACTGATCCTGAACGAGGTATTGACCAACGCCATCAAGCATGGCCTGCGCGAGAACCGTGCAGGATCCGTATCGATCATTGCGACCCGTAATGACGAGGAAGCTCAGCTTTCGATCGAAGACGACGGGGTGGGACTGATCATGAACCCCGCATCCAGCGGTCTCGGTCACGCCCTGATCAAACGCCTGTCGCCTCAAAGCGGCACAACTGTCGCGTGGGACCGTTTGCCGACGGGCACGCGCGTGACGTTGCGCATACCGGAAATGGAGCAGACATCATGACCCCCTCCCCTCCCGCCTTCAAGGCCCTGCAAGTTCTCATCGTCGAGGACGAACCGTTGCTGGCCATGGATGTGGAAATGATGGTTGAAGAAGCCGGGCACACCGTCGTCGGCGAAGCTGCTTCTCTCTACGAGGTGGAGGCCATGGAAACCGAGCCGGCGCCAGATCTCGCGCTGGTCGATATGCAGCTTGCCCGGGGCACGAACGGCCTCGACGTCTCGAAGCTGATCCAGGATAGATGGCCTTCCGCTGTAATCGTCTTCGTCACGGCAAACCCGAAGAAGATTCCTGCGGATTTTTCCGGAGCCCACGGTGTCATAGCCAAGCCCTTCTCTCGGAGCGGCTTCCTGTCGGCGCTCAACTATCTCGGCGAAGGCATCGCAGACCCGCCACCGGCATCGAGCCAGCCGTCGAGCTTTGTTGCTGCACCGGCCGTACTGGAAGTCTGGGCAGTGCGGTCACACATCGGTCGGTAGGTGGCGGTTCAAGCTGGGCAGGGCTGGGCTACGTCGTTGCCCTGGTGTTTTTAGGCATTTTCATAGACTTTGCGAACGCGTAGCTGACGCGATCTCAGTCGTTAGCGCTTTTTCTTCCTGAAGGACCGACTACCGCCGCAGGGCGACGGCTCACTCCGTCTGCTGCAGCTGCGTCAGCAAAGCTGTCATCTTCACGACGAGACCCGTTGGTGCGTAGTCGACATCGACGCCACCGGCGCCGGCCAGCCCCATGCGCAGCAGCTTCGTGCCGAAACCCTTGCGCTCCGGCGGCGTAACGATCGGACCATCGGTCTCCTGCCATGTCATGTGCAGCGCCCGCTCCACGCCCTTTCCGTCGATGAACCAATCGATTGCAACGCGACCGTGCTCGTTCGACAGGGCGCCGTACTTCACCGCGTTGGTGCCAAGCTCATGTAGCAACAAGGCAAGCGACAGGGCACCCTTCGGGCCGACGATCGTCCGGGGGCCGCGCAGATCGACCCGGTCCGCAGGTGCCAGACTCTCGAGCGTTGTCGCCATGATCGCCTGGATCGGTGCGGAATCGTGATTGTCGTGCAAGAGGACGTCGTGAGCCCGACTGAGAGCATGGAGCCGCTTCTCAAAGGTCCGCACATGAGCCTGCTCGGTCACCGGACGCAGCGTCTGTGTTGCAATGGCTTGGACCATGGCCAGCATATTCTTCAGCCGGTGCGCCATTTCCCGGTTGATGAGCTCCTTTTCCGCCTCGACCATCTTGCGGTCCGAGATGTCGGTGACCGCGACGACCGCGCCCGAGAGATCTCCGGAAAGGTCCTTTATCGCCTCGCCCACGATCGAGATCCAGGTCTTGCTGCCGTCCGGCCTGTGATAGAGCACCTCTACCGTTGCGCTGTCGCATTCGCGAGCCATGATGCGGGCCAAAGGATAATGCTGCGGATCGAACGGCGATCCATCGTGATGGGTGGCGACGAAGATATCATATTCATCCACCGACTGCGCGGCCGTCGCGTCGCGACCCAGCAACTGCTGCGATCGCTCATTCTGGAGGATGATCCGGCCCGTCGGCGCTTCCGCAAGAAGCACGCCGACCGGCATGGTATCGATGATGGTCGAGAGTTGCCGCTGCTGTTCCCGCAATTCTGCTTCTAGCTTCAGGCGCGCGGTCACCTCAACGAAGAGAACGACGAAACGCTCCGCATCGAGCGGCTGGGCATGACCCTCGTACCAACGGCCTGTCGTCCCGACCTCCCGCACAAAGATGAGCGGTTCGTCGGAGCTGACGACAGCTGCAAATGCCGGGATCCACGCGTCTTCGCTGCCGTGGAAAACCTCGTGAACGGTTCGCCCGACGGCGGAGGAAGGGGCAATGCCGACCAGCTCTCCCCAAGCGCGGTTGACCTCGATGTAGCGCCAGTCGATCACGTGACCGTCCGCATCGCGGATGAGCTCTCCGAGAATGAAACCTTCTTCAAGCTGCTCGAACAGGCCACGCCAGTGCGCCTCGCTCTTCTGCAGGCGCTCCTCCGCCAGCTTGCGCGCCGTCACGTCGGAAAAGACGGACGCGATGCGATCCGCGCCGATCCGGCGAATGCGGTTCTCGAACCACTTTCCGCCGATTTCGTTTGCCTGGTTCAAATGCACGATCGGCTCGCCGAGATCGAAGACCGACCGATAAGCAGGCATCATGTCATCGAGCACGTCGGGCGCAATCTGCGACAGGGTGGCGCCAAGCACCGTGTCGGGTATCATGCCCGTCAAACGCTGGAAGGCCGGATTGATATCCTCGAAGCGGATATCGACGATGTCACCTGTTGCATCACGCACGGCGCTCGCAACATAGTAGCCTTCCTGCATGTCACGGAACAGCGAACGATACATGAGTTCGGAGACACCGACCTCGATCTGCTTCTCGACGACCTTTGCCAGTGTTTCCAGCGTAAGTCGGTCGCGCGCCGTCCAGAGATGCGGCTGTGTATCGATCGCCGCAAGGGCGCCGATGAGTTGCCCATCCGGCAGGCGAATGGGAACGCCGAGATAGGCGACGACGCCGAGATCATCGATCGCCATGTTGTCGCGCACGAGGTCGTTCAGGCGCGCATCCTCGATCGTCAGCACGTCATTCGTGGCCACGACATGCTGGCAGAACGAGTGTGTGATGGGAGTTTCGCCGCGTGCGGCCCACGGTTCGGGCAGGCCGCAATGACCGGCGAAGACCTGACGATGCTCATCGACGATGGAGATGATGGCTACGGGGACATCGAGCGCCGCGCGGACATGCTCGGTCAGATGCCCGAACTGTTCATTTCCGGCCTTGTCGAGAAGTCCACTGCGACGGATCGCGGCGATGCGTTGGGCGGCGAGTTCTTCGGCGTTCATCCTGACCTTGTCGACCTTGATACGGCCGATCTTCCCGGACCCGCGCCAGAGGGACAATCCGGTGGCTGCGATGTTCGGCTCAGACATACGGCCAAACGCCAGTATTTCAAGCATCTTCTGAAGGAAGAAACCTCAGTGGATGCACGATCAGCGAAAACCGCGGCAAAAATGTCGTATCGCCTATCGCGTCCGCGTTCACTGACCTTGCCCCACGACCTGCCCCAAGCGGCGCCGGTCGTTTTGGCGGGCGATCAGAACTTCAGGATCTGCCCGGCAGACGACAGCTTCTTGCGAAGATCGGTTACGTTGACCTTGTTGACATTGCCGGAAGGCGCCAGCGCCGCCGCAGCTCCTGCCGCCTGTCCCAGCACCATGAATGTCGGTTCGACGCGAACGGACGTGAAGGCGGCGTGGCTTGAGGAAATCGCGACGGGAACGATGAGGTTGGTCACCTGCGCCGCTTTCGGCAGCATGGCGCGGTATGGGATCTCGTATGGACCGACGCCGATGCCATCGCGGGATTCATCGGCAATGTAACCATTCAGGACCGTTCGGATCATCCCGTGCTCGTCCATCGGATAGAAGCCGAGACCGATCGTGTCGGAGAAAGTGGTTTTTTGCATCAAATTTCTTTGTGTCAACACAAATTGGCCAACGAGACGTCTCGCTTGACGGACATACATCTGACGGGGAAAGCCGCCGTTATCGACAAATTCATCTGCGCAATAACCGAACTTGGACGTGTAGTCTCGCACATATTGCGGGACACGCGGGTCTGTTTGCCCAAACCATAGTAACCCCTCAATGTGGTTGCGCACCATATTGCGGATTTCACTACGTTTGGCTTCGTTGCCAGTCGTATAGTCGTACCCGATATGCCAGACATTGGTAGAAAAGAAGGGTGTTGAATTGACATCCTGCTTCCCGCGTACCGTACTGCCGTAGCCTATGAAATAAGCCTGATCGATGCCGATCCCCGCAGGCTTGTGAGCGGCAAGGAACCGGGCTGTCGTCTCGTATCGCAACGGATCGTAATTGGGAGGCTTCGAAAACGGAATACGATTATTCGCGTCATTCGTCACGCAGAGCCGGTAGTTAAATGCCATCATGCTGGTATCGGCTGATCCCAAAGGCTTCTGGCCGACTCCGATAACGCCTGGAAGCAGCCCGCTGCTGCGATCTCCGGGAATGACGTACGGGTCGACCATAATGGACTTTCGGCTGACATACGGCCGCGCAAGCTTCTGGACGCCAGCAGCCGTTTCACCATACTTCGAACGGCTTTCCCGTCCAGCAATGGTATCGACGAAAGCTTTGAGCATCAGGTCGCCTTCGTAGCTGGCGTCGATGAACACGCTTCCGCAATAGGTCTTGCCGGAGACCATCGCAATCTCAGTGATTGCTTTGTTGACCTTCGTGGTCTTCAGTATGCGTTGCTGGAACTCGACCTTGACCTTCGCAGTGGCAAGCATGGATTTAAAGGTCGATTCCGCCCATTTCGACTCGAAATAAATGCGGATCGGGTCCGGCGTGCCGTAATAGGCTTTCGCCTTGGCCAGAAACTCGGCGGTAATGCCGCCATAAACATTCTTGCGCGGCGAAGCGTCGGTCTTGGTCAGTCCATTGGACATCATGCCGCCGATATGGGCTGTCGGCTCAAGGAGGATGACGGATTTCTTCAGGCGCGCCGCCTGTATCGCCGCGGTGATGCCCCCCGGTGTTCCGCCGTAAACGACGACATCGGCACGCTGGCAACCAGCCGCCGCAGCCTGGGCACTTCCAAACATCAGAAAAAGCCCCAGAACGAAACAGGCGCGCTTTATCTGCA encodes the following:
- a CDS encoding FAD-dependent oxidoreductase, whose product is MVDIVLQIKRACFVLGLFLMFGSAQAAAAGCQRADVVVYGGTPGGITAAIQAARLKKSVILLEPTAHIGGMMSNGLTKTDASPRKNVYGGITAEFLAKAKAYYGTPDPIRIYFESKWAESTFKSMLATAKVKVEFQQRILKTTKVNKAITEIAMVSGKTYCGSVFIDASYEGDLMLKAFVDTIAGRESRSKYGETAAGVQKLARPYVSRKSIMVDPYVIPGDRSSGLLPGVIGVGQKPLGSADTSMMAFNYRLCVTNDANNRIPFSKPPNYDPLRYETTARFLAAHKPAGIGIDQAYFIGYGSTVRGKQDVNSTPFFSTNVWHIGYDYTTGNEAKRSEIRNMVRNHIEGLLWFGQTDPRVPQYVRDYTSKFGYCADEFVDNGGFPRQMYVRQARRLVGQFVLTQRNLMQKTTFSDTIGLGFYPMDEHGMIRTVLNGYIADESRDGIGVGPYEIPYRAMLPKAAQVTNLIVPVAISSSHAAFTSVRVEPTFMVLGQAAGAAAALAPSGNVNKVNVTDLRKKLSSAGQILKF
- a CDS encoding amino acid ABC transporter permease, with the protein product MTYTFDFSALLPYWPDFLWGAVLTLQLSAVATVAGFIVGTLCAIGRADGSPVIKAIVAAYVEVIRNTPLLVQVFIIYFGIATLGIRVSANLAAMIALTVNVGAYTCEIVRAGLQSIHRSQVEAAECLGLSKPQIYWHVIVRPAIERVYPSLTSQYVLLMLASSITSQISAEELTAVANRIQSGTFRAFETYIVVGIIYLVLSFVMRGAFTAFAQAAFTRRRKLGTTL
- a CDS encoding amino acid ABC transporter ATP-binding protein, encoding MSPVVKLSNVHKYFGALKVLEGVSFEVERGGVAAVIGQSGSGKSTALRCINALETIQDGTIEVCGHAVGDPKLDRRALRQDVGIVFQSYNLFPHLTVEQNIMLAPTCVKSIGKSEARDLARDVLAQVGLSEKAQQYPEQLSGGQQQRVAIARSLAMQPKLMLFDEVTSALDPQLTGEVLKVMEDLARGGMTMILVTHEMAFARKVASQVIYMHKGQVWETGPGSMLDAPKTPELANFVGSGL
- a CDS encoding mannitol dehydrogenase family protein — encoded protein: MSTRIIQFGTSRFLQAHVDLFVHEAREAGQAIGPITIVQVSGSAERAGRVAAFGHPQGYPVIIRGIEAGRKVGRRISVTSVDGGISALADWAKLKALFANDAAFVVSNTGDRGYELSTDDRGDTLFSGRIPTSFVGKLAALLLHRWQAQGGPLTVLPCELLNRNGDILQQAVLTLAAEAGADEAFLRYVVTEVVFANTLVDRIVSEPIEPVGAVAEPYALWAIEAKPGLTLPFDHPSVVLTNDLEPYERLKLHILNLGHTVLADIWLREDRTQDETVRVLLQDAAIRDRLLAVYGQEVVPGFAAHGMADAAKAYVEVTLERFDNPFLDHRVADIAQNHVVKIERRIGAFLDWVAETGTTPAAPILRGLIAGQTVTRHETERAKA
- a CDS encoding PAS domain-containing protein, coding for MVRDPPHPAGCLPRIVHHSRSRSLAVPQSVRWPEQTALCGIMSGRCNCILSAPGVRMSQKDDWHLTEILDYEHGRGDPFAAAVRATRMAMVITDPSQPDNPIVFCNEAFQNLTRYSREDIIGRNCRFLQGVDTDKDSVAKIRSAIKAQESIHIDLLNYRKDGSTFWNALFLSPVRGESGDVQFFFASQLDVTDRVMAHETIAAQKAAVDREVKRRTADLEKALEAKTLLLHEVDHRVKNNLTMIGALLRLQVRAIDDADIRVKLETMMERIDALATVHRRLYQADDVTRFDVAAFAANLASDVIGASGRSNIRLKCDIEPIEVRSEHASALGLILNEVLTNAIKHGLRENRAGSVSIIATRNDEEAQLSIEDDGVGLIMNPASSGLGHALIKRLSPQSGTTVAWDRLPTGTRVTLRIPEMEQTS
- a CDS encoding PAS domain S-box protein; the protein is MSEPNIAATGLSLWRGSGKIGRIKVDKVRMNAEELAAQRIAAIRRSGLLDKAGNEQFGHLTEHVRAALDVPVAIISIVDEHRQVFAGHCGLPEPWAARGETPITHSFCQHVVATNDVLTIEDARLNDLVRDNMAIDDLGVVAYLGVPIRLPDGQLIGALAAIDTQPHLWTARDRLTLETLAKVVEKQIEVGVSELMYRSLFRDMQEGYYVASAVRDATGDIVDIRFEDINPAFQRLTGMIPDTVLGATLSQIAPDVLDDMMPAYRSVFDLGEPIVHLNQANEIGGKWFENRIRRIGADRIASVFSDVTARKLAEERLQKSEAHWRGLFEQLEEGFILGELIRDADGHVIDWRYIEVNRAWGELVGIAPSSAVGRTVHEVFHGSEDAWIPAFAAVVSSDEPLIFVREVGTTGRWYEGHAQPLDAERFVVLFVEVTARLKLEAELREQQRQLSTIIDTMPVGVLLAEAPTGRIILQNERSQQLLGRDATAAQSVDEYDIFVATHHDGSPFDPQHYPLARIMARECDSATVEVLYHRPDGSKTWISIVGEAIKDLSGDLSGAVVAVTDISDRKMVEAEKELINREMAHRLKNMLAMVQAIATQTLRPVTEQAHVRTFEKRLHALSRAHDVLLHDNHDSAPIQAIMATTLESLAPADRVDLRGPRTIVGPKGALSLALLLHELGTNAVKYGALSNEHGRVAIDWFIDGKGVERALHMTWQETDGPIVTPPERKGFGTKLLRMGLAGAGGVDVDYAPTGLVVKMTALLTQLQQTE
- a CDS encoding response regulator; protein product: MTPSPPAFKALQVLIVEDEPLLAMDVEMMVEEAGHTVVGEAASLYEVEAMETEPAPDLALVDMQLARGTNGLDVSKLIQDRWPSAVIVFVTANPKKIPADFSGAHGVIAKPFSRSGFLSALNYLGEGIADPPPASSQPSSFVAAPAVLEVWAVRSHIGR
- a CDS encoding transporter substrate-binding domain-containing protein; this encodes MNRRNLLATVSAAAFALIVGLPLLGGSNAMADTLADIQQRGKIRIAVDLGSPPFGMTDAQMQPTGSDIESARLVAEALGVELELVQVTGPNRVPALLTGQADIVMASFSVNAERKKVIDFTDAYGVIQIVVAAGSAGANVTKPEDLNGVQVGTTRGSTNDLEATAKLPGAQLTRYDDDATLVTALVSGQVDVMASSPQIMSAVNQRRTADPLTLKIVLKTNPYAIGLRKGDDTLKAKLNEVIAENLKNGKLSEIYNRYTGVPLPATLPKT
- a CDS encoding amino acid ABC transporter permease — protein: MTTPTFSLLHVEFLAWAALWTLGLSAIAFIGGGLLGFGVMLARIGPSKLLRRAAGTYIQIVQGTPLLILLFLIYYGIAIFAGPGFPAILAAGAGLTIYASGFLAEIWRGCIEAVPKTQWEAAECLALTRWQRMTRVILPQALRIATPPTVGFLVQIVKNTSLASVIGFIELAQAGKLINNSIFEPFTVFMVVAAFYFAICFPLSMWSRKLERKLNVAGR
- a CDS encoding WGR domain-containing protein, translating into MNQHPYYLYIERTQPAKNMARFYALSIEPSLFGKTSLVRRWGRIGTTGHEKIHLFEDEAAAVMLFLQVARQKRQRGYGPRPATSSRMPAAYCPS
- a CDS encoding GntR family transcriptional regulator, giving the protein MKGNAVYKRSYNGCLAICGSLPLGAEMPSENELSQSLAVSRTTIRTVMTGLEAAGILRREGGARRLSRHPAPDDAFPDTQTLSTSATVERRFLEWILDGHIGPGHLLTAAELARQFGTSTTIIREHLPHFQHFGLIERRPNSAWLFKGVTPAFANEIYEVREMFELRAARSFIDLSDDSGSWRRMRTIEAEHRALLANIDTDYGLFPDLDERLHRTVHETADNRFIKDFYDIISMLFHYNAQWDAEDEKQRTFTALTEHLAYIEALLRRDLKAIDRACRQHLKTARSNLLRSIDLRMKVPQAPDVSPA